A section of the Chloroflexota bacterium genome encodes:
- the proC gene encoding pyrroline-5-carboxylate reductase yields the protein MKMKIAFLGCGAMGEAMISQALAKGVARPREISVFDTNPLRPKELKKTYGLTASESNPQAVKGVGLVVLAVLPQNLPSLVEELKGKLEEDQLVLSIVARASLATLSGGLGHQALVRVMPNIAVRVGEAMSLWTATPQVTPAQKLRARRFLQALGKELFTAEERYLDMATALSGSGPAYVFLFLEALVDAGVHIGLPRELSHELALQTLLGSARMAQALEKHPAELRNLVTSPGGTTAEALLRLEEGGFRGLVNRAVLAAYEKIKALGKS from the coding sequence GTGAAGATGAAGATTGCTTTTCTAGGTTGTGGGGCAATGGGGGAGGCGATGATCTCTCAGGCCCTGGCTAAAGGCGTGGCCAGGCCCCGGGAGATTAGCGTCTTCGACACCAACCCCCTCCGCCCTAAAGAGCTCAAGAAGACCTATGGCCTGACGGCCAGCGAAAGCAACCCCCAGGCGGTGAAGGGGGTGGGGCTGGTCGTCCTGGCCGTTCTCCCCCAGAACTTGCCCTCCCTTGTGGAGGAGTTGAAGGGGAAGCTGGAGGAGGACCAGCTGGTCCTCTCCATCGTGGCCCGGGCCTCGCTGGCCACCCTTTCGGGGGGGCTGGGGCACCAGGCGTTGGTCCGGGTTATGCCCAACATTGCGGTGCGGGTAGGGGAGGCCATGAGCCTCTGGACCGCCACCCCCCAGGTTACCCCCGCCCAGAAATTAAGGGCCCGGCGCTTTCTCCAGGCCCTGGGCAAAGAGCTCTTTACGGCTGAGGAAAGGTACCTGGACATGGCCACCGCCCTTTCCGGCAGTGGCCCGGCCTATGTCTTTCTATTTCTGGAGGCCCTGGTGGATGCCGGTGTCCACATCGGGCTCCCCCGGGAGCTCTCCCATGAGCTGGCCCTCCAGACCCTCCTGGGGTCGGCCCGCATGGCCCAGGCGCTGGAAAAGCACCCCGCCGAGCTCAGGAACCTGGTCACCTCCCCCGGGGGCACCACCGCCGAGGCCCTCCTCCGGCTGGAGGAGGGGGGTTTCCGCGGGCTGGTGAACCGGGCCGTCCTGGCCGCCTACGAGAAGATAAAGGCCCTGGGCAAGTCCTAG